One window of the Stegostoma tigrinum isolate sSteTig4 chromosome 16, sSteTig4.hap1, whole genome shotgun sequence genome contains the following:
- the spata2l gene encoding spermatogenesis associated 2-like — translation MNTGFRNIFDQYKKLYEDGSSGQNTTCHDEELKELVKQKLIERAADLAHLPQDDMVEIISKSLHKTMNYTSTLKLLIGAFELLELAAVNLFLYPWRNEFKTIKMFSGAYVYYLKPAICNEDLIRFFKKMGYTLKDNLQLEIKDLPHSLELIRLAFEFFVTRIECEILLEIVDKLEHYKVSVDELLQERKLMESIDICVNKLKCLPAADRNPRENLLRKTLSTEDSVGKDLRGISSIRSQASSHSQREYDGNATHSPTWKSVWPAPECQCKNDDYNKHFAGIPDTNCAPSMNQDPVKDGCAFNSYTDRDRKMVLLENIDAKNYKRHCCLGNGESVHFCCETCLLLHTIMCEAVENCTSHGHSFTFFGAQSSTCLPKAEASNSDLKRLSYADIVKTDSNCGICRRASVGFLCECGMRVCSYCGYENILLCNICGNKISKA, via the exons ATGAACACTGGATttagaaatatttttgatcaatATAAGAAGCTGTATGAAGATGGTTCTTCAGGGCAAAATACGACCTGCCATGATGAAGAATTAAAAGAATTGGTCAAACAGAAGTTAATAGAAAGGGCTGCAGATTTAGCCCATCTCCCACAGGATGATATGGTTGAAATTATTTCCAAGTCTTTGCACAAGACAATGAATTACACAAGTACATTAAAGTTGCTGATTGGGGCTTTTGAATTACTGGAGTTAGCCGCTGTCAACCTCTTCCTGTACCCATGGAGAAATGAGTTCAAAACAATTAAA ATGTTTTCAGGAGCGTATGTGTACTACCTAAAACCTGCAATCTGTAATGAAGACCTGATAAGATTCTTTAAGAAAATGGGCTATACATTAAAGGATAACCTCCAGCTAGAAATTAAAGACCTACCGCATTCTTTGGAATTGATCAGGCTGGCGTTTGAATTCTTTGTTACAAGGATTGAATGTGAAATCTTGTTGGAAATTGTAGACAAGTTGGAGCACTACAAAGTTTCAGTTGACGAATtgcttcaagaaaggaaattgaTGGAAAGCATTGATATTTGTGTGAATAAACTGAAGTGCCTTCCTGCTGCTGACAGAAACCCAAGAGAAAACCTACTTAGAAAGACACTTTCCACTGAAGATAGTGTTGGCAAGGACTTAAGAGGGATTTCTAGTATAAGAAGTCAAGCCAGTTCTCACTCCCAGAGGGAGTATGATGGAAATGCAACCCATTCACCAACATGGAAGTCAGTGTGGCCTGCTCCTGAATGCCAATGCAAGAATGATGATTATAACAAACACTTTGCTGGAATCCCTGATACTAATTGTGCTCCTTCAATGAACCAAGACCCTGTGAAAGATGGATGTGCATTTAACTCCTATACAGATAGAGATAGGAAAATGGTATTATTGGAAAACATTGATGCTAAGAACTACAAACGGCATTGCTGCCTTGGTAATGGTGAATCTGTTCACTTCTGTTGTGAAACATGTCTCTTGTTACACACTATTATGTGTGAAGCTGTTGAAAACTGTACCAGTCATGGTCATTCCTTTACATTTTTTGGCGCTCAGAGCTCAACATGTTTGCCAAAAGCTGAAGCTTCTAATAGTGACCTAAAACGGCTATCGTATGCAGACATAGTAAAAACAGACTCAAACTGTGGTATTTGTCGACGTGCGTCTGTAGGGTTTCTTTGTGAATGTGGTATGCGTGTGTGT